The following proteins come from a genomic window of Sorex araneus isolate mSorAra2 chromosome 1, mSorAra2.pri, whole genome shotgun sequence:
- the SHISAL2B gene encoding protein shisa-like-2B isoform X2, protein MGEGGRVCSGYYSLNHSFVEPFACPRLGDGASLVYCCGFADLKYCCSEPGSYFPYKHSYMWSLSIGALIGLGIAALVLLAFVISVCVLCYLFLYTKPQRLDNGLKLQHLAASSTLEGDSEKNQSP, encoded by the exons ATGGGCGAGGGCGGCCGCGTGTGCTCGGGCTACTACAGCCTCAACCACAGCTTCGTGGAGCCCTTCGCGTGCCCGCGGCTCGGCGACGGCGCCTCGCTAGTCTACTGCTGCGGCTTCGCCGACCTCAAGTACTGCTGCAGCGAGCCGGGCAGCTACTTCCCCTACAAGCACAGCTACATGTGGAGCCTCAG CATCGGTGCCCTAATTGGACTGGGAATTGCTGCCCTTGTTTTACTTGCATTTGTCATCAGCGTCTGTGTTCTTTGCTATTTATTTCTGTACACAAAGCCTCAAAGACTAGACAATGGCCTTAAACTTCAGCATCTAGCAGCTTCTTCTACTCTAGAAG